From a single Arachis hypogaea cultivar Tifrunner chromosome 3, arahy.Tifrunner.gnm2.J5K5, whole genome shotgun sequence genomic region:
- the LOC112789250 gene encoding beta-adaptin-like protein C, which translates to MSRNDSKYFSTTKKGEIPELKEELNSQYKDKRKDAVKKVIAAMTVGKDVSSLFTDVVNCMQTENLELKKLVYLYLINYAKSQPDLAILAVNTFVKDSQDPNPLIRALAVRTMGCIRVDKITEYLCDPLQRCLKDDDPYVRKTAAICVAKLYDINAELVEDRGFLDSLKDLISDNNPMVVANAVAALAEIQEHSSRPIFEITSHTLSKLLTALNECTEWGQVFILDALSRYKAADAREAENIVERVTPRLQHANCAVVLSAVKMILQQMELITSTDVVRNLCKKMAPPLVTLLSAEPEIQYVALRNINLIVQRRPTILAHEIKVFFCKYNDPIYVKMEKLEIMIKLASDRNIDQVLLEFKEYATEVDVDFVRKAVRAIGRCAIKLERAAERCISVLLELIKIKVNYVVQEAIIVIKDIFRRYPNTYESIIATLCESLDTLDEPEAKASMIWIIGEYAERIDNADELLESFLESFPEEPAQVQLQLLTATVKLFLKKPTEGPQQMIQVVLNNATMETDNPDLRDRAYIYWRLLSTDPEAAKDVVLAEKPVITDDSNQLDSSLLDELLVNIATLSSVYHKPPDAFVTRAHTSAQKAEDEEYPEGSETAYSESSSANPANGAVSTSASVAPPSPPPAVPVPDLLGDLMGMDNSLVPTDEPATPAGPPLPILLPASTGQGLQISAQLTRRDGQVFYSMLFENNTQVPLDGFMIQFNKNTFGLAAGGPLQVPQLQPGTSARTLLPMVMFQNMSQGPPNSLLQVAVKNNQQPVWYFNDKIPFHVFFTEDGKMERSAFLETWRSLPDSNEVSKDFPAIVIGSVDATLERLAASNVFFIAKRKNANQDVFYFSAKMPRGIPLLIELTTVVGSPGVKSAIKTPSPEMSAFLFEAIETLLKS; encoded by the exons atgagTCGGAACGATTCCAAGTACTTCTCTACAACAAAGAAGGGTGAGATCCCTGAGCTCAAAGAGGAGCTCAATTCTCAGTACAAG GATAAAAGAAAAGATGctgtgaaaaaggtgattgctgCAATGACTGTTGGGAAGGATGTCTCATCCTTGTTTACAGACGTGGTGAATTGCATGCAAACTGAAAATTTGGAGCTGAAGAAGTTGGTCTACTTATATCTCATAAATTATGCAAAGAGCCAGCCTGATCTTGCCATACTTGCAGTGAATACATTTGTTAAG GATTCACAAGATCCAAATCCTTTAATTCGAGCCTTAGCTGTGCGGACAATGGGCTGTATTCGAGTTGATAAAATTACCGAGTATCTATGTGACCCCCTTCAAAGATGCCTAAAG GATGATGATCCATATGTTCGCAAGACAGCAGCCATTTGTGTTGCAAAGCTTTATGACATAAATGCAGAATTAGTTGAGGACAGGGGATTTTTGGATTCTCTGAAGGATTTGATATCCGATAATAATCCAATGGTTGTAGCTAATGCTGTTGCAGCACTTGCTGAAATTCAGGAACACAGTAGCAGACCCATCTTTGAGATCACTAGTCACACACTCTCAAAGCTCCTCACTGCTTTAAATGAATGTACAGA ATGGGGTCAAGTTTTTATCTTGGATGCTCTCTCTAGATACAAGGCAGCCGATGCTCGTGAGGCTGAAAACATAGTAGAAAGAGTTACTCCAAGGTTACAGCATGCCAATTGTGCAGTTGTACTATCAGCTGTTAag ATGATCCTGCAACAAATGGAGCTCATCACCAGCACTGATGTGGTTCGAAATCTCTGTAAAAAGATGGCTCCTCCTCTTGTGACATTACTCTCTGCAGAACCCGAAATACAATATGTTGCCCTGCGAAATATCAATCTTATAGTACAAAGAAGACCAACAATTCTTGCCCATGAAATTAAG GTGTTTTTCTGCAAGTACAATGATCCTATCTATGTGAAAATGGAAAAGTTGGAAATTATGATAAAGCTTGCATCAGACCGAAACATAGACCAG GTTTTATTGGAATTTAAGGAGTATGCTACTGAAGTTGATGTCGATTTTGTTAGAAAGGCTGTTCGCGCAATTGGTCGTTGTGCAATCAAATTAGAGAGAGCTGCTGAAAGATGCATTAGTGTTTTGCTTGAGTTGATCAAGATAAAAGTAAATTATGTGGTTCAAGAGGCAATCATTGTTATCAAAGATATATTTAGAAGATACCCCAACAC ATATGAGTCCATAATTGCAACACTTTGTGAGAGCTTAGACACTTTGGACGAGCCAGAAGCCAAG GCTTCAATGATCTGGATTATTGGTGAATATGCGGAAAGAATTGACAATGCTGATGAGCTTCTCGAAAGTTTCTTAGAAAGTTTCCCAGAAGAGCCTGCCCAAGTCCAACTACAATTGTTGACTGCTACTGTCAAACTTTTCCTTAAGAAACCAACTGAGGGCCCACAACAGATGATTCAG GTTGTTTTGAACAATGCCACTATGGAGACAGATAATCCTGATTTGCGAGATCGTGCATACATATATTGGCGTCTTCTCTCAACTGATCCTGAG GCAGCTAAGGATGTTGTGTTAGCTGAGAAACCTGTGATAACTGATGACTCAAACCAACTTGATTCGTCTCTACTTGATGAGCTCCTTGTCAACATTGCTACATTATCTTCAGTTTATCACAAGCCTCCAGATGCATTTGTAACCCGTGCACACACCTCAGCCCAGAAAGCTGAAGATGAAGAGTATCCTGAGGGAAGTGAAACAGCATATTCTGAGTCGTCTTCTGCAAATCCTGCCAATGGTGCTGTTTCAACCTCCGCATCTGTTGCACCGCCATCACCTCCACCTGCCGTGCCTGTGCCGGATTTACTTGGTGATTTGATGGGCATGGATAATAGTCTAGTTCCTACTGATGAACCAGCTACTCCTGCTGG GCCTCCATTGCCTATTTTACTTCCAGCTTCAACTGGTCAGGGTTTACAAATCAGTGCACAATTGACTAGGCGAGATGGTCAAGTATTTTACAGCATGTTGTTTGAGAACAATACTCAGGTCCCACTTGATGGCTTCATGATTCAATTTAACAAGAATACATTTGGTCTTGCAGCTGGTGGACCCCTACAG GTTCCACAACTGCAACCGGGCACATCGGCTAGAACACTCCTTCCTATGGTTATGTTCCAGAACATGTCCCAAGGTCCTCCTAACTCGCTTTTGCAGGTTGCTGTGAAAAACAACCAGCAGCCTGTGTGGTATTTTAACGATAAAATCCCATTTCATGTATTTTTCACTGAGGACGGTAAAATGGAACGTTCAGCTTTCCTAGAG ACATGGAGGTCTCTTCCTGATTCAAATGAGGTTTCTAAGGACTTCCCGGCCATAGTGATTGGCAGTGTGGATGCAACACTGGAGCGTTTGGCTGCATCAAATGTGTTCTTCATTGCAAAGCGCAAGAATGCAAACCAAGATGTATTTTACTTCTCAGCTAAAATGCCACGAGGGATACCATTATTAATTGAACTTACCACAGTGGTTGGAAGTCCAGGCGTCAAGAGTGCAATCAAGACGCCAAGCCCTGAAATGTCAGCATTTTTATTTGAAGCCATCGAGACCCTTCTCAAGAGTTAA